In one Schistocerca americana isolate TAMUIC-IGC-003095 unplaced genomic scaffold, iqSchAmer2.1 HiC_scaffold_277, whole genome shotgun sequence genomic region, the following are encoded:
- the LOC124578187 gene encoding uncharacterized protein LOC124578187 codes for MVSWGIIKRSTSWYNNPHVVVKEKNGGVRLVLDANKLHEIIVGASDTPANIDDILQKFHECKFQTPFDLTCGYWNISLAKESRPCTAFLHEGLTRKVYILMQKSLLPLQISHTPRTRRILKLHMACMASTERYATYELMLNEKPCNIMRAEVDFPQVRQKDQID; via the exons ATGGTCTCATGGGGGATTATTAAAAGGTCAACCAGCTGGTATAATAACCCACATGTGGTTGTAAAGGAGAAGAATGGTGGAGTcaggttggttctggatgccaACAAGTTACATGAAATCATTGTAGGGGCGAGTGATACACCAGCTAACATAGACGACATTTTGCAAAAGTTCCATGAGTGTAAGTTTCAGACTCCTTTTGATTTGACTTGTGGCtattggaatatcagtttggccaaggaatctaggccatgtacagcatttttacatgaag GATTAACAAGGAAGGTATACATCCTGATGCAGAAAAGTTTGCTGCCATTGCAGATTTCCCACACCCCAAGAACAAGAAGGATCTTAAAGCTACATATGGCTTGTATGGCTTCTACCGAAA GATATGCCACATATGAACTTATGCTCAATGAGAAACCCTGCAACATCATGAGAGCAGAAGTGGATTTCCCTCAGGTAAGACAAAAAGATCAAATTGACTAA